The window GCCTTTGGCGCGCATGTCCTCGAACTGCGCAACTTCGGTCAGAGCCGCACGCTCGTCCTGATCGACGGCACCCGCGCGACGCCGTTCAGCTTCCGCAACTCGATTGATGCGAACTCGATCCCCGCCTCGCTGATCAAGCGCGTCGACGTGCTGACAGGCGGTGCAGCCGCCGTCTATGGTGCTGATGCCGTGGCGGGCGTCGTCAATTTCGTGCTCGACGACGAATTCGAAGGTGTGAAGGGCACCGCGACCACGCGTCTTTCGCAGCATGGCGGCGCGCAATACGGCGGTGCTCTAACTCTCGGAACCGGGGTAGGTGATCGCGGGCACATCGTCCTTGCGATGGACTACACGCAGCGCGACATGATCCGCGCGGGCGACCGTGACTGGGCCGAGACGCCGGGAACGACGATCCCCAGCCTCGGCGGCACATACACCGATGTCGCGAGTGGGAACACCTTTGGGTACACCGACGCCGGGGCGTTCACGACCTCCCCTTCGGCAACCTCCAACATTAGCGCGCGCTATCCGCTCGTTTCGGGGCTCAAGCGTTTCAACGCAACCGCGCTCTACAAATACGAGATCACGCCGGACATCGAAGTCTATGGCCGTGTCATGTACACCAACGTCCGCTCGACCGAGACGGGCACCGTCGGCGCCACGCCGGTTGCGCTGAACGAGACGGTCTCGATCCTGGAATCCAATCCCTATCTCACCGACGAAATTCACAATCAGTTGACCTTCGTCGACGGGGCGGCCGCGGTGAACGTGTCGCGGTCGCTCAACCAGATCGTGATGTACCACACCGATCGCGATACCTTCCAGGCTCAGACGGGTCTGCGCGGCGGGCTGACGCCTGCGACGAACTGGAACATCTACGCGCAATACGGCCGTTCGAGCGAATCCACTGACATCACGGGTGACGGCATTCGCAACGCCTCGTCGGGTGCCTCGATGTTCTCCACGATTGCCAACAGCACGAACATCTTTGCGCAGGATGGCTCGCTCGAGGATGCTCTGCTCAGCGACTTCAGCAGCTTCCATCGTGACCGCGACCAGTTCGTTACGGCCGCCAACCTCAGCGGTACGCTCGACGATTTCCTGACCCTTCCGGCAGGTCCTATCGGCTTCTCGCTGGGCGTGGAATACCGCCGCGAGACCGCCAGCATCGATCAGGATTCCGCGCTGCTTAACGGCACGACCTACCGCGAAGGCGTGCAGGCGGCCTACCGTGGTTCGTTTGATGTGGCCGAGCTCTACGGCGAATTGCTCGTGCCCGTGCTGCACGACATTCCGCTGATCGAGAAGTTCGATGTGGGCGGCGCGTACCGTCTCTCGAAGTACGACAAATGGGGAACGCACGGAACCTGGAAGATCGAGGCGAACTGGAAGGTCGATTCCAACGTGCGTCTGCGCGGCACTTACCAGCGCGTTCTGCGTACGCCCAACTTCGGGGAGTTCGCGGGCGGCACCTCTTCGCTTGCGTTCAGCAGCCTCGTGACCGTCGATCGTCTGCGTCCGCGTTACGGCGGTGACCCGTGCGCCCTTGGAACCGGCGATGCTGCGCAGTGCGCGCGCTTTGGAGCGCCGGCCGCCGGTTCGGTGGATTCGACTGCAGCGGGTTACCTCACAGGCAACTACTACTATGGCGGCAACCCCGACCTGCAGCCGGAAACCGGGCACACCAAGACCCTTGGCGCGGTGCTGACGCCGACGTTCCTGCCCGGCCTCACCGCGACGGTGGACTGGTACGAGCTGGACCTTCGCGGTGCCGTGGGCGTCATCCAGCCGATCGCTGCAATCACAAGCTGCTACATCACCGATCCGAGTGCCGGAAATCCGCTGTGCCAGCTTGTTACGCGCAACGACGACGGCTCGTTCCGCGATGCCTACGTCAACAATCAGAACCTGGGCCGTATTCTCCAGCGCGGGATCGACATCGGCGTGACCTACACGCTCTCGCCCGATTGGATCCCGGGTGACGGCCTGCGCCTGCGTTATCAGGGCAATATTGTCACCTCCTACAAGATCCAGGCGAACGCGACCGTGGATGCGGTGCAGTGCAAGGGCACCTTCGGGGCCACCTGCTCGAGCGATGGTACCACGCTCGTCCAGCCCGATTACCGTCACACCGCCGGCGTTTCGTGGCTGTTCGACAAGGGGCTGATCCAGTTTGACTGGCAGCGGATCGGCAAGGTCCGTTCGAGCGCAGCGGGCTCGACGGCCACGATCTCCGCGCAGAACACCTTCGATCTTTCGGCCTCGTACGAATTCGAAAAGGGGATCACGATGACGGCAGGTATCTACAACCTGTTCGACAAGGATCCGCCGTTCGTTTCGAGCGGGGGCGTGTTCAATACCTTCCCGGACACTTATGACATTCTCGGACGAACCATCGGCCTCTCGCTGAGCGCCCGTATCTGAGAATAGCAGCGCGTTCCGGCACCCGGCCCTCCTCCTCAGGCCGGGTGCCGGATACGTTTGCAGGCACGTACCGGCACCGCGCGGTGCCGGTACGTGCCGAAGGCCATGTCCCCTCGGGTAGTGGAGTAAGAGTTTGTCGTTGCCGTTTTCGTTTCTGGACTGGCTGGTCATCGCCGCCTACCTTTTCCTCCTGGTTGCCGGAGGCTGGATTTTCACGCCGCGCAAGACCGCTTCGGCGCGCGACTATTTCCTTGCAGGCGGGACCGTTCCGGCCTGGCTCGCCGCAATTTCAGTTCTTTCAGCGACGCAGTCGGCGGCGACATTCCTGGGCGGGCCGGATTACGGCTACCATGGGGACCTCACTTATCTCAGCGGCAATATCGGCGGATTGATCGGGGCTATCTTCGTGGCCCACATCATGATCCCGCGCTTCTATGCGATCAAGGCGACGACAGCCTATGAATTGCTGACCTTGCGCTTCAGCGAGAAGGCTACGCGCTGGGCCGGAGGCATGTTCCTCGTCGGGCGTGTCTTTGCAGGTGGTGCGCGCGTCTATCTGGCTGCCATCGCGCTGGCGATGGTGATCAGCGGCACGGTCGATGCCGGCGGTATCATGATCGCTGCTGCGGTGCTGGTGATCGCGAGCGTGCTGTTCACGTTTGTGGGCGGCCTCAAGTCGGTCCTGTGGAACGACCTTATCCAGTTCATCGTCTATCTTGGCTCGGCCATCGCGGTGCTGGTCTTCCTGCGCCTCTCGATCCCGGCCTCGACCGGCGAGATCGTGCAGGGGCTGATGCAGACACCGGAAGGTGTGAACAAGCTGCGGCTGTTCGATTTTTCGCTCGATCCCTCGCATCCCTTCTCGATGCTGGGTGTCGTGACGGGCCTTGCGCTTCTCTACATCGCCAATGCGGGCATGGACCAGGATACGACCCAGCGCCTGCTTTCCTGCGAGGATGCAAGGACAGGGGCCAGGAGCTTATATCTTTCGGTGTTTGCAACCGTGCCCGTGGTTGGCATGTTCATTGTCATCGGGCTGTTGCTGTACGTCTTCTATGATCGGCCGGACCTGATGGGCGGCGCAACGGCGATCGCCGGCAACGAATTCGGCGGTGAGAAAATCAGTATTTTCATGCACTATATCCTGACCCAGCTGCCCGCTGGTCTGCGCGGCCTCGTTACGGTCGGGATCTGTGCGGCGGCGGTGGCGACCACCAATTCGGCGCTCAACGCCATGTCTTCGGTCCTTATCCAGGATTTTTATCGGCCCTGGCGCGAGACGCGTGGCTCTGTCGAGGAGCACCACTTCGTGCAGGCCGGGCGCGCGGGCATGGGTGTGATCGGCTTTGCCATGTTCCTGATGGCGATCGTGTCCTTCTACTGGCAGCGCTACACCGAGATGGGCCTGCTGGAATTTGCGCTGCAGGTTATGGTTTTCACCTACGCAGGCTTGATCGGTGTTTATTTCACGGCGCTGTTCACGCGGCGCGGGAGCACGGGTTCGGTCATTGCCTCACTTCTGATCGGCTTCGTCACGGTGCTGCTCCTGCAGCCGGGTATCGCCGGGACGCTGGGGCTACCCGCCGTTCTCCTGGGTCTTTCGTTCCCCTTCCAGCTTTGCATCGCCTCGCTGGTCGCCTTCTGTGTCTGTGCCGTCGTGCCCGGGGAAGCCCCGCGCCCCGTTCCCGCCTGACAGTCCTGCCCCTCATGCGAATACGACAAGGATATGATGAAAACTGAAGCGCTCGATCCGCGCTACCGCGATCTCGAATTCTGGCCCACCCAACAGGCGGTGGAGGCCATGCTCGAAGGGCAGATGGCGGCCGTTGCCGCAATCCATTCCCAGACCACGGCGATTGCGGCTGCGGCAGAGGCCGCAGCGGAAAGGCTGGGGACGAGCGGACGTCTCGTGTTCGTGGGGGCCGGGACCTCGGGACGCCTTGGCGTGCAGGACGGCGTGGAGCTGAATCCGACCTTCGGCTGGCCGATGGAACGTCTCGTGTTCCTGATGGCGGGCGGTCTCGATGCCATGACCGAAGCCTATGAGGGCGCCGAGGATGACAGCGAGGCCGCGCGCGCCGAAATCGCACAATCCAGGATCTGCCGTGAGGACGTGGTGATCGGTATCGCGGCGAGCGGCCGCACGCCCTATACCATCGCGGCAGTGGAAGCCGCGCGTGCTGCCGGTGCGCTCACCATCGCGGTAGCCAACAACGCAGGATCGGTTCTGGCCGCCTGCGCCGAGCATGCGATCGTCGCCGTCACCGGCAGCGAGGTCCTGGCCGGCTCCACGCGCATGAAGGCGGGAACCGCGCAGAAGGCGATCCTCAACCTCCTCTCGACGACGATCATGCTTCGCATGGGACTTGTCTACGATGGCCGCATGGTGGCGATGCGCATCACCAACGAGAAACTGTTGCAACGCGGGTGCGCTATGGTTCAGGATATCGCTGGGGTGGATGAAGCTGCTGCGATGGCCGCGCTGGACTTGGCGAGGAACGATATCCGGCTGGGCATTCTGGTTGCGAAGGGGCTTTCGGCGGAGGAAGGCGCCCGACAGCTCGCCACCTCGGGAGGGGACCTGCGTCGGATACTCCCGGCGCTCGAACGGCGAGAGAGCTGACAATGGGGGAATTTGTCTGGACGCGAAGCGACGAGGGCACACCGCTCTATCTGCAACTCGCGCGATCCTTGCGCGAGCAGATCGGCAAAGGCGTTCTTGAAGCAGGGAGCGCCTTGCCGTCCGAGCGCGATCTTTGTGCGTTGGCGGGGCTTTCGCGGGTGACGGTTCGCAAGGGTATCGAACAGCTTATCGATGAAGGCGTTCTCGTGCGGCGGCAGGGGTCCGGTACCTTCGTCGCCCGCCGTATCGAGGCGCCGGGCGAGAAATTGAGCAGTTTCAGTGATGAAACACGATTGCGCGGCGAAAATCCGGGGGTGGTCTGGATCAGCCGTTCCTACGCCCGCCCCACGGAGGAAGAAGCGAGTGTTCTGGGCATCACCGCTTCGGAGCGTGTGGTACGGCTCAGCCGGGTACGACTTGCCGGTGGTGAACCGCTTGCGATCGAGAACGCCGTGCTTCCGGCCGAATTCCTGCCCGATCTCGATGGGCTGGGGGATTCACTTTATGAGGCGCTTGAAGCGCATGGCCATCGGCCTGTCTCGGGCACCCAGCGGGTGCGTGCTTCTCTGGCGACACCCACCGAGGCCGGTATACTGTGTATCGAGCACAATTCCGAAGTCCTGCGCATCGAGCGCACGACGACGACGACGGATGGGCGCGCGATCGAATTCACCCGCTCGGTCTATCGCGGTGATCGGTACGAGTTCGTGACCGAGTTGCGCCAAGTCTCCTGATTTCGCGGGCTCGTCCGCGCGCATCGGCAAGCGACACTTCGCGGCGCACTTTCAGACTGCGAAATATTGAACTCAAGTCGTGTCGCAGGCCGAGGTGGCCCTTATGGGCGGGCGAGGCCGCCGGCCTGGTTATGGTCCCGGTGTCACTAGGCCGAAGTTACCGGATGGCGCCTTGAACAGGGATGTAAATTGCGTGAGCAACTTCTGTTCGGCCTCGGGCATCTCGCCGGGAAACGGCCTATGGGTGATGGCCGCCACAAATTGCGCGCGAGTCAGCTGCAAAAGAGGGGCTTGGGGGAGGTCCGATCCGAGCGGTTGATGGACAAGCACGCCATTGCGGATCGAAATCTGTTCGCCTGTCTCGGCCTCGGTCTCGTCGGTAAGTTTCAGATTGAAGGCCATCGGGGATGCAAGGGCCCTGTCCGGAACGAGGCGGACTGCCATCAGATCGAGTATGTCGCTCAGTGGCAGGTTCGGTATCGTTCCCGCCAACGAGTCGAACTGGCCTGTCCGGATACCTTCGCGCAGCTCTCGGGCCCCGGAGAGGAACTGGTTGCGCCATTGCGAGCTGGTGGCCTGGTACCCCTGCTGTTCGAGGCTGTCGGCCAGGGCAAACCGGGCGGCCTCGTTGTCCGGTTCGGCGAAGACGAGGTACGACAGCAGCTCGGAAGCCCACCGGTAGTCGCCCGCGGCAATGGCCTCCCGCCCCTTTGAAAGGACCGCCTGCGCGCCCCCCATCGCTTCGACGTGCCTGCGTCCCGACGCTTCGGGAGGGAGCGGGTTGAGATGGGCGGGATTGCCGTCGTACCAGCCAAGATAGCGTTGGTAGACCGCTTTGGAATTGTGGCTGAGGGTACCGTAATAGCCCTGATTGAACCAGCGTTGCCCCAGTGCCGGAGGCAGGGCGATTGCTTCGGCGATTTCCTGTCCGTTCTGTCCGTCATTCATCATCCGCACGCTCTGGTCATGCAGGTACTTGTAGGTGTCGCGCTGCGAAGACAGGAAATCGAGGATCCTGGCATTGCCCCAGCGCGGCCAGAAATGCGACGTGATCAGGGTGTCGGTACGGCTGCCGAAACGCCGCAGGGCATGGGTGAGCCCGTCCGCCCATGACTTTGCATCGCGCACCTGTGCACCGCGCAGGGTCAGGATGTTGTGCAGGCTTCCATTGGCGACTTCCGCCATGTCGAGCACGCGAAGCTGCGGCATGTAGATTGCCATTTCCGCGGGTGCCTCGGTGCCGGGCAGGTACAGAAATTCGAAATCGATGCCGTCGATGGTGAGTGGCTTGCCGTTGTCCGCGGCCTCGCCGATTTCAAGGGTCGGTCGCAGCATACGGTTGGTGCCCGGACGCAGGCGGTTGAAGGCGGGGCCGATGCCGTCGCTGATGTCCGCTCTAGGCCCCACACCGATGAGATGGCCGAAGGCGTACATCGTGCGCCGGCTCATCGCCGGTCCGGCGATGACGTTCTCGGACACCGCCTCCTGATAGAAGTTCTTCGGGGCAACGATCGGTATCCCGCGCGCCTTCGCCTCCTCGGGGGAAATGACGCCCGCAGCGCCTCCGAAATGGTCGATATGCGAATGGGTGTAGATCACGCCGGTTACCGGCCGGTCGCCGAGCGTATCTCGGACCAGTTGCATCGCCGCGCGGGCCGCCTCGACCGTGGTCAGCGTATCGATAACGACATAGCCCTTGTCGCCCAGAACGACGGTCAGATTGGCAAGCTCGATACCCCGGACCTGATAGACCCGGTCGGTGACCTTGAAGAGACCGGCGTTCGCCAGCAACCGGGCGTTGCGCCACAAGCTGGGATTGACGGTCGCCGGGCGCTCTCCTTCAAGGATGTCCGTATCGTGCAGGTCACGCACGAGATTACCCTGCGCATCGCGGATCTCGCGCGATGGGATCGTCGCGACCAGGCCGCGCGTGGCCAGGGTCTCGTCCTCCCGATCCTCCCAGGCCAGCGAGCCGGTGGTCTCCTCGAAATATCGGCGCGTCGCCTCGGAGGCATCCTTTGAAGCTGCATCGTGCGCCTCATCCGCCCCTGCCGGGCTTGGAGTTCGGGCCAAGAGCGCGACGGCGGCAAGGCTAAGAAGAAGTCGGGCCTTGGGTTTCATCGTGCATTCCTTCCCATTTTTCGTGCGCGGGCACCTGCGGCCCGTCTTGTTCGGATTTTCCGCCGCGCCATCCGCGCGGTTACGCCTGCCCTTGCAAGGACGCCTGCATTGGCAGGGAGGCCTCTTGCGGCCACGCCGGATTGACGGATTTCTTCGGGGGCCTGAAATCCTCGCCCCGCCGCGGAACGGCACCCTCCTATAGGATGGGGTTCCTGAATTTCACTGCGAAACGAACAGCCTGCCGTGATGCTGTGGGGCAATGGCGTTCCACGAAGCACAGCGCACGCGAGTTCCCGACCCGAAAAGGAAAAATGCGGCCCCTACCAAAGAAGGGGGGGAAGTCATGGCGAACCGCGTATTCGATCCTGGACAAAAATAAACCCGATACCGGGGGAGGAAACCATCGTGTGAGAACGGCGGAGCAATATTCGACCACGCTAGCGGCGGGATAGTCCTGCTGCGGGCGGCGTAAAAGTCGTCCACCTTGAAGCCTTTCTGCCAAGTCAGGGAGGTGTGGGGATCTACAGCGTGGAACTTTATCTTCAGGTCCGTTTGGCTTGCGCGGATGGCATGAGCCAGCGGGCGGCGGCGAAGCGTTTCAATGTGTCGCGCGACACGGTGCGCAAGATGCTGTCGTTTTCATCGCCACCGGGTTACCGGCGTCAATCTGTCCCGCAGCGTCCGAAGCTGGACGGGTTTGTGGCGATCATTGATGGATGGCTTGAAGGGGACCGCTGCGTCCCGCGCAAACAGCGCCATACGGCGAAGCGGGTATTCGACCGCTTGCGCGCCGAGCATGGTTTCACCGGCGGCTATACGATCATCAAGGATTACATCCGCGAGCGTGAGCAACGCAGCCGGGAGATGTTCGTGCCGCTGGCCCACCCGGCGGGGGATGCGCAGGCCGATTTCGGGGAAGCGCTGGTGGAGATCGGCGGGGTGCAGCAGAAGGCCTACTTCTTCGCACTCGATCTGCCGCACAGTGATGCCTGCTATGTGCGGCCTATCCGGCGGCGGTGGCGGAGGCCCGGTGGACGGACACGTTCATGCCTTCGCGTTCTTCGGCGCGGTGCCGCGCTCGATCGTCTATGACAACGATCGCTGCCTTGTGGCGAAGATCCTGCCAGACGGCACGCGTAAGCGTGCCACGCTGTTCAGCGCTTTCCTGTCGCATTACGTGATCCGCGACCGCTATGCCCGCCCGGGCAAGGGGAACGAGAAAGGCAATGTGGAAGGGCTGGTTGGTTACTGCCGCCGCAATTTCATGGTGCCGATCCCGAAGTTCCCGACCTGGGAGGCCTTCAACCTATGGCTGGAGGAGCAATGCCGCAAGCGCCAGCAGGACAAGGTGCGCGGACAGAGCGAGACGATCGGTGAGCGCTTGCAACGCGATCTGGCAGCCATGCAGCCTCTGCCCGCTACACCCTTCGAGGCCTGCGATCAGACGAGCGGGCGGGTCTCCTCGCAATCCCTGGTGCGCTACAGGACCAACGATTATTCGGTTCCGGTGGCCTGGGGCCATCAGGAGGTCTGGATCAGGGCCTATGTCGATGAGGTGGTGGTCGGCTGCCGCAGCGAAGTCATCGCCCGTCATCCTCGTTGTTATGCCCGCGAGGAGGTTATCTTCGACCCGCTCCACTATCTCCCGCTGATCGAGCAGAAGATCAACGCATTCGACCAGGCCGCGCCTTTGCAGGGCTGGGATTTGCCCGAAGCGTTCACGACACTGCAGCGGTTGATGGAAGGCCGCATGCACAAGCATGGCAGGCGTGAATATGTACAGGTGCTGCGCCTGTTGGAAACGTTCACCCTCGCCGATCTCCAGGCGGCGGTGGAACAGGCCATTGATCTTGGCGCCATCGGCTTCGATGCCGTCAAGCACCTCGCCCTGTGCCGGGTCGAACGCGTACCGCCCAGGCTGGACCTGGACGTCTATCCCTTCCTGCCACGCACAACGGTCGAGAAGACCTTTGCCAGAGCCTATCTGAGCCTGCTCTCCGACCAGCAGGAGGCCGCATGAGCGATCAGACCCCGGAGCTTCTTCTCGCTCACAATCTCAAGGCACCAAGCTGCCTACGTGCCTGCGAGAGCACCACAAGCTCGCCCGGCAATGTGCCGCTGAAGGCGTCGATCATATCCGCTTCCTCGCCCGCCTTGTCGAGATGGAGATGATCGACAGGAGCGTCGTATGGTCGAGCGGCGCATCAAGGCCGCGCGCTTCCCCGCCGTCAAAAGCCTCGACAGCTTCGACTTCACCGTCATCCCCAGGCTCAACAAGATGCAGGTGCTCGAGATGGCGCGCTGCGAGTGGATCGAGCGGCGTGAGAACGCCATCGCTCTGGGGCCATCGGGCACCGGAAAGACGCACGTAGCGTTGGGGCTCGGACTGGCAGCATGCCAGAAAGGGCTGTCGGTGGGCTTCACCACTGCGGCGGCGCTGGTCAGCGAAATGATGGAGGCGCGCGACGAGCGGCGTCTCCTGCGCTTCCAGAAGCAGATGGTCGGATACAAACTGCTCATCATCGACGAACTGGGCTTCGTACCGCTCTCCAAGACCGGCGCCGAACTGCTGT is drawn from Novosphingobium decolorationis and contains these coding sequences:
- a CDS encoding TonB-dependent receptor domain-containing protein → MIKSPRHAVAWTALAVALASAPTAVFAQAEDATSSDNAGGQGNDIIVTGTRISVPGLVSSSPVSTTDQEQIKLQSALTIEDFSTKVPQLSGGARQGSQGSDAFGAHVLELRNFGQSRTLVLIDGTRATPFSFRNSIDANSIPASLIKRVDVLTGGAAAVYGADAVAGVVNFVLDDEFEGVKGTATTRLSQHGGAQYGGALTLGTGVGDRGHIVLAMDYTQRDMIRAGDRDWAETPGTTIPSLGGTYTDVASGNTFGYTDAGAFTTSPSATSNISARYPLVSGLKRFNATALYKYEITPDIEVYGRVMYTNVRSTETGTVGATPVALNETVSILESNPYLTDEIHNQLTFVDGAAAVNVSRSLNQIVMYHTDRDTFQAQTGLRGGLTPATNWNIYAQYGRSSESTDITGDGIRNASSGASMFSTIANSTNIFAQDGSLEDALLSDFSSFHRDRDQFVTAANLSGTLDDFLTLPAGPIGFSLGVEYRRETASIDQDSALLNGTTYREGVQAAYRGSFDVAELYGELLVPVLHDIPLIEKFDVGGAYRLSKYDKWGTHGTWKIEANWKVDSNVRLRGTYQRVLRTPNFGEFAGGTSSLAFSSLVTVDRLRPRYGGDPCALGTGDAAQCARFGAPAAGSVDSTAAGYLTGNYYYGGNPDLQPETGHTKTLGAVLTPTFLPGLTATVDWYELDLRGAVGVIQPIAAITSCYITDPSAGNPLCQLVTRNDDGSFRDAYVNNQNLGRILQRGIDIGVTYTLSPDWIPGDGLRLRYQGNIVTSYKIQANATVDAVQCKGTFGATCSSDGTTLVQPDYRHTAGVSWLFDKGLIQFDWQRIGKVRSSAAGSTATISAQNTFDLSASYEFEKGITMTAGIYNLFDKDPPFVSSGGVFNTFPDTYDILGRTIGLSLSARI
- a CDS encoding sodium:solute symporter, with amino-acid sequence MPFSFLDWLVIAAYLFLLVAGGWIFTPRKTASARDYFLAGGTVPAWLAAISVLSATQSAATFLGGPDYGYHGDLTYLSGNIGGLIGAIFVAHIMIPRFYAIKATTAYELLTLRFSEKATRWAGGMFLVGRVFAGGARVYLAAIALAMVISGTVDAGGIMIAAAVLVIASVLFTFVGGLKSVLWNDLIQFIVYLGSAIAVLVFLRLSIPASTGEIVQGLMQTPEGVNKLRLFDFSLDPSHPFSMLGVVTGLALLYIANAGMDQDTTQRLLSCEDARTGARSLYLSVFATVPVVGMFIVIGLLLYVFYDRPDLMGGATAIAGNEFGGEKISIFMHYILTQLPAGLRGLVTVGICAAAVATTNSALNAMSSVLIQDFYRPWRETRGSVEEHHFVQAGRAGMGVIGFAMFLMAIVSFYWQRYTEMGLLEFALQVMVFTYAGLIGVYFTALFTRRGSTGSVIASLLIGFVTVLLLQPGIAGTLGLPAVLLGLSFPFQLCIASLVAFCVCAVVPGEAPRPVPA
- a CDS encoding N-acetylmuramic acid 6-phosphate etherase, whose amino-acid sequence is MKTEALDPRYRDLEFWPTQQAVEAMLEGQMAAVAAIHSQTTAIAAAAEAAAERLGTSGRLVFVGAGTSGRLGVQDGVELNPTFGWPMERLVFLMAGGLDAMTEAYEGAEDDSEAARAEIAQSRICREDVVIGIAASGRTPYTIAAVEAARAAGALTIAVANNAGSVLAACAEHAIVAVTGSEVLAGSTRMKAGTAQKAILNLLSTTIMLRMGLVYDGRMVAMRITNEKLLQRGCAMVQDIAGVDEAAAMAALDLARNDIRLGILVAKGLSAEEGARQLATSGGDLRRILPALERRES
- a CDS encoding GntR family transcriptional regulator, which gives rise to MGEFVWTRSDEGTPLYLQLARSLREQIGKGVLEAGSALPSERDLCALAGLSRVTVRKGIEQLIDEGVLVRRQGSGTFVARRIEAPGEKLSSFSDETRLRGENPGVVWISRSYARPTEEEASVLGITASERVVRLSRVRLAGGEPLAIENAVLPAEFLPDLDGLGDSLYEALEAHGHRPVSGTQRVRASLATPTEAGILCIEHNSEVLRIERTTTTTDGRAIEFTRSVYRGDRYEFVTELRQVS
- a CDS encoding alkyl/aryl-sulfatase, encoding MPFRGGARISGPRRNPSIRRGRKRPPCQCRRPCKGRRNRADGAAENPNKTGRRCPRTKNGKECTMKPKARLLLSLAAVALLARTPSPAGADEAHDAASKDASEATRRYFEETTGSLAWEDREDETLATRGLVATIPSREIRDAQGNLVRDLHDTDILEGERPATVNPSLWRNARLLANAGLFKVTDRVYQVRGIELANLTVVLGDKGYVVIDTLTTVEAARAAMQLVRDTLGDRPVTGVIYTHSHIDHFGGAAGVISPEEAKARGIPIVAPKNFYQEAVSENVIAGPAMSRRTMYAFGHLIGVGPRADISDGIGPAFNRLRPGTNRMLRPTLEIGEAADNGKPLTIDGIDFEFLYLPGTEAPAEMAIYMPQLRVLDMAEVANGSLHNILTLRGAQVRDAKSWADGLTHALRRFGSRTDTLITSHFWPRWGNARILDFLSSQRDTYKYLHDQSVRMMNDGQNGQEIAEAIALPPALGQRWFNQGYYGTLSHNSKAVYQRYLGWYDGNPAHLNPLPPEASGRRHVEAMGGAQAVLSKGREAIAAGDYRWASELLSYLVFAEPDNEAARFALADSLEQQGYQATSSQWRNQFLSGARELREGIRTGQFDSLAGTIPNLPLSDILDLMAVRLVPDRALASPMAFNLKLTDETEAETGEQISIRNGVLVHQPLGSDLPQAPLLQLTRAQFVAAITHRPFPGEMPEAEQKLLTQFTSLFKAPSGNFGLVTPGP